The following DNA comes from Thermoanaerobaculales bacterium.
GGATCACGATCAGCCCCGGGAGCGCGCCCTCGGCGGCCGCCGGGCGGGCGAGAAAGCCGGTGACGGGACGGCCGTCGACGGTGGCGTACTGGACGTCGCTCGCGACGACCTCGACGGCAGGCGCGGTCTGCGAGGCCGGGTTGGCGACCGGCGCGTCGTGGGCGTGCTCCTTGGCCATCCGGTCGGCGTGCTCGCGCTGCTCGTCGGGGGCCGCGCCGCACCCCACGGCCAGGGACAGGGCGGCAACGGCAAGGATGCTGGTCGGGAACAGTCGCGCCATGGTGCTCCTCCTCGGTCGGTGGACGATCGCGCACTCACCCCAACACCGATCGGCGCCGGTTTCATCCAGGTCGAGGGGACCTCGGCGGTCAGCCCCGCGGCGGCCGAGGTATCATGTGGCGAGTCCCACCGACAGTCGACGCACTCCGGCTGGGGAGGTTTCGAATGGCGGCTGACCGGTACCGTTCCGCATCTCCGTACGAAGGGCTGATCGGGTTCTCCCGAGCCGTCCGCCGGGGCGACCGGATCCTGGTGTCAGGAACCGCCCCGATCGACGCCGACGGCGGAACCGTGGCCGGCGACGCCGCGACCCAGGCGCGGCGCTGCTTCACGATCATCCTCGAGGCGGTGGCGGCGCTCGGCGGGCGCCGCGAGGACGTTGTCCGGACCAGGATGTTCATCGTCGACCCGGCAGACTGGGACGCGGTGACGCGGGTCCACGGCGAGTTCTTCGGCGAGGTCTTCCCGGCGGCGACGCTGGTGGTGGTCCAGCAGCTGATCGATCCCCGATGGCGGGTCGAGATCGAGGCCGAGGCGATCGTCGAGGAGTGACCGGCCCACCGGCGGGCCCGTGCGCCGGTCAGGGCCGGCCGGTCGCGAGGTCCCCGAGCCGCACCGGCAGCCTGCGCGGCCCCCAGCTTCCAGGCCGGGCGTCGAAGCGGCCGGGGCAGCGGGCTTTGCAGCGCCGGCAGCAGCCCTCGTCGTCGAGGTGCCAGGCCGTGAGCTCGTACCAGTCGCGGCCGATCAGCAGCTCCCCGCAGCCCGGGCAGAAGGTGCTGCCGCCGCGCTCATCGTGGACGTTGCCGGTGTAGGCGAAGCGGACCCCGTTGGCGAGGGCGATCCGGCGGGCGCGGGACAGGGTCGAGGGCGGGGTCGGCGGGAGGTCGAGCATCTTGAAGTCGGGGTGGAAGGCGGTGAAGTGCATCGGCACCTCCGGTCCCAGCCGCTCGACCACCCAGCGCGTCATGCGGTCGATCTCGTCGTCCGAGTCGTTGTGGCCGGGGATCAGCAGCGTGGTCAGCTCGACCCAGACCGTGGTCTCCTCGGCGAGCCAGACCAGGGTGTCGAGCACCGGCTGCAGGGAGCCGCCGCACAGCCGCTGGTAGAAGTCCTCGGAGAAGGCCTTGAGATCGACGTTGGCGGCGTCGATGTGGGCGAAGAGGTCGCGGCGCGGCTCGGGCAGGATCTCGCCGGCGGTCACCGCCACCGCCGCGAGGCCGGCCTCGTGGCACGCCCTGGCGACGTCCACCGCGTACTCGAGGAAGATCACCGGGTCGTTGTAGGTGAAGGCCACGCTGCGGCAGCCGAGCCTGGCCGCCGCGCGGGCGATCTGCTCGGGTGAGGCGGCGTCGGCGAGGGTGTCCATCTGGCGCGACTTCGACATGTCCCAGTTCTGGCAGAAGCGGCACGCCAGGTTGCAGCCGGCGGTGCCGAAGGACAGCACGGCGGTGCCGGGGTAGAAGTGGTTGAGGGGCTTCTTTTCGATCGGGTCGACGCAGAAGCCCGACGAGCGTCCGTAGGTGGTGAGCACGATCTCGCCGCGGTGCGCCATGCGGACAAAGCACAGCCCGCGCTGGCCCTCCTTGAGCTTGCACAGCCGCGGGCAGAGCTCGCACACGACCCGTTCGTCGTCGAGCCGCCGCCAGTAGCGGGTCGGATGGAGATCGAGCTTGGTCGGGATCTCGGTCATCGCGGTCCCTCCCTGCGTCAAAGGTCGGTCGGCCGCGAGGCTCTGTCAACGGATGACCCGCGATCGCGGCGCTCCAAAGCTCGCGTTTCTCATCGACCTCCTCTGGCACCGCCTACCGGTCACTCTCGCTTTGATCGAGGAGGGCGGTGAGAAAGGCGGGCTAGGGCTCGCGGGCCGGCAGCAGCGTCCCCCGGACCTCGCCGAGGCCGAGCCGCAGGCCGTCATGCTCGCAGCGGCCCCGCATGATCACCGTGTCGCCGTCCTCGAGCGAGCTGCGCCTCTCGCCGCTCGGCAGCTGAAGCGGCTCGGCGCCGCGCCAGGCGAGCTCGAGCAGCGAGCCGCGCTGCTCGCGCTCCGGACCGCTGATCGTGCCCGAAGCGAGCAGGTCGCCGGGCCTCAGGTTGCAGCCGTTCACGGTGTGGTGGGCGACCTGCTGGCACATGTTCCAGTAGAGCCAGGCGTAGTTGGCGTTTGCGATGCGCACCGGCTCGGCCATCGCCGCGGTCTGCAGCAGCACCTCGAGCGAGATGTCGAAAGCCCAGTCGCCGGGGCTTGAGAGGTAGGGCAGCGGCGCCGGGTCGTCCTGGGCGGGTCCGGCACAGCGGAACGGCTCGAGGGCGTCGAGGGTGACGACCCAGGGCGAGATCGAGGTCGCGAAGCTCTTGCCCAGGAAGGGCCCGAGCGGCACGTACTCCCAGCGCTGGATGTCGCGCGCCGACCAGTCGTTGACCAGCACCAGGCCGAAGATGTGCTCGGCGGCGCGGTCGACCGGGATCGGCGACCCGAGCTCGTTGCCCGGTCCGACCAGGAAGCCCACCTCGAGCTCGAAGTCCATCACCCGGCTCGGCCCGCAGCTCGGCCGGTCGGCGCCCTCCGGCAAGTACTGGCCCCAGGGCCGCCGGACGTCGGTGCCGCTGACCACGATCGAGCTCGAGCGGCCGTGGTAGCCGACCGGCAGGTGGAGCCAGTTCGGCTGCAGGGCGTTGGCCGGCCCGCGGAACATGGTCCCGAGGTTGGTGGCGTGCTCCCGCGACGAGTAGAAGTCGGTGTAGTCGCCGATGCGGGCCGGCAGCAGCATCTCGACCGACGCCGCGGGCAGGAGGGCCGCGTCGCGCAGGCCGGCGTCGTCGCGCAGCTCCGGCTCGCCGGCGTCGAGCAGCCCGACGATCCGCTGCCGCGCCTCCCGCCAGGCCGGCCGGCCCATCGACAGGAACGCGTTGAGGCTCGGCTCGTGGAAGACGTAGGTGTCGCGCATTTCCGGGCCGCGGAACAGCCCCCGCTCGACCAGCAGCGACAGGTCGAGGACCTCCTCGCCGATCGCGACGCCGATCCGGGGCTTGGCCAGCGCGCGCGGCCGGAAGACGCCGAACGGCAGGTTGTGGATCGGGAAGTCGGAGCCGGGCGCGACCTCGACGAACGAGTGCCGGGTGCGGTCAGTCGGTGCCATTCTCGGTCGTCCTCCCTCCTCGCTCTGGCCCGGATCGACTCGCGGTCGGCCCACCCCGGTCGAGCAGCCCGAGCTCGCGAAGGGCGTCACGGGGCTCGGCGAAGCTGCAGCTGCCGAACGAGGTGACCGCGGCGCGGCGGCCGGCCGCGATGGCGTCGAGCCCGGCCGCGAGCCCAGCCCAGGCGAGGCCGTTGTCGTCGAATCGGAACGCCGCCGCCTCGACCTCCTCCACGATCGCGAGCAGCTCGCGCTCGGACAGCGCGTGGAGGTGGCCGAGGACGCCGGCGACGAGCAGGTTGAGGAAGCCGTGCACCGTGGCGCCGAGACCGCCGTCGAGGTGGCGCAGCGGCTGGTGCAGGCCCTGGGTCGCCTTGAGGGGGACGCCGGCGAGCCGGCAGGCGGCGAGTGCCGCCGCCACCGCCTGCGGCGAGGGCACCGCGGGAGCGTCGAGGCCGCCGCAGCGGATCTTGAGACCGACGGCGTCGTGGCCGGGGACGGCGCCGAGCGCGTCGATGGTG
Coding sequences within:
- a CDS encoding RidA family protein, whose product is MAADRYRSASPYEGLIGFSRAVRRGDRILVSGTAPIDADGGTVAGDAATQARRCFTIILEAVAALGGRREDVVRTRMFIVDPADWDAVTRVHGEFFGEVFPAATLVVVQQLIDPRWRVEIEAEAIVEE
- the amrS gene encoding AmmeMemoRadiSam system radical SAM enzyme, with the protein product MTEIPTKLDLHPTRYWRRLDDERVVCELCPRLCKLKEGQRGLCFVRMAHRGEIVLTTYGRSSGFCVDPIEKKPLNHFYPGTAVLSFGTAGCNLACRFCQNWDMSKSRQMDTLADAASPEQIARAAARLGCRSVAFTYNDPVIFLEYAVDVARACHEAGLAAVAVTAGEILPEPRRDLFAHIDAANVDLKAFSEDFYQRLCGGSLQPVLDTLVWLAEETTVWVELTTLLIPGHNDSDDEIDRMTRWVVERLGPEVPMHFTAFHPDFKMLDLPPTPPSTLSRARRIALANGVRFAYTGNVHDERGGSTFCPGCGELLIGRDWYELTAWHLDDEGCCRRCKARCPGRFDARPGSWGPRRLPVRLGDLATGRP
- the fahA gene encoding fumarylacetoacetase, producing the protein MAPTDRTRHSFVEVAPGSDFPIHNLPFGVFRPRALAKPRIGVAIGEEVLDLSLLVERGLFRGPEMRDTYVFHEPSLNAFLSMGRPAWREARQRIVGLLDAGEPELRDDAGLRDAALLPAASVEMLLPARIGDYTDFYSSREHATNLGTMFRGPANALQPNWLHLPVGYHGRSSSIVVSGTDVRRPWGQYLPEGADRPSCGPSRVMDFELEVGFLVGPGNELGSPIPVDRAAEHIFGLVLVNDWSARDIQRWEYVPLGPFLGKSFATSISPWVVTLDALEPFRCAGPAQDDPAPLPYLSSPGDWAFDISLEVLLQTAAMAEPVRIANANYAWLYWNMCQQVAHHTVNGCNLRPGDLLASGTISGPEREQRGSLLELAWRGAEPLQLPSGERRSSLEDGDTVIMRGRCEHDGLRLGLGEVRGTLLPAREP